In the Archocentrus centrarchus isolate MPI-CPG fArcCen1 chromosome 11, fArcCen1, whole genome shotgun sequence genome, ACACAAACTATAACCATAAAGACGTGACGAGAAACATTGTGTTTAATTGTAATATTACATTTTCCCAGTGAGCAAACTGAAGGAAATACCGGACGAGGTTTTTGATTTgacctaattttttttctccaacagGTTAGGTAGCTAACTAATCCGAAGAGATAATTGTTGGCTAATCTAATCCGAGTTTGTTAATCCTTTCACTCTTCTCCAGCAGCACGCACTTTAACGGAGTCGAGGAGGAGTGGCCGCACTCACCCAATTTGTCGTTGGGGGACTCGTCACGTAGATTCAGCAATACTTTGCCTGAAACTATGGAGAAGAAACTTGGGTGTAGTCAAACAGAAAGGTGACGCGGCTGTGAAGTCTGAAGAAGCAACTTAGGTTGCAGCGGAGTGCAACTCCTCGGGGCATGAAACCCTCCAACTTTACGCCGTGCCAGGAAACGACACGATGGCAGCATGCGGAAGGAGGAATCGGCCCAAGTTACTTATTTTCTTATTTGGTGTCACTTTAGTGGGATATCTTATATTTTTCGGACATAACTCGGGGAAAGAGAGTGCGACGAATCGACGGGAGGTCCCAAGAGAGGAAGAGTATGAGCTCCTTAAGAAACCAGTCTACGAGAAACCCCCCCTGGATATCAGCGCTCTGGGAGAAATGGGAAGAGCCGTGAAACTGGATTTGAAcgaagaggagaaaagaaaagaagaggaaagtcTCAAAATGCACCAGATTAACATTTATGTCAGTGATAAAATATCGCTACACCGCAGGCTGCCAGAGAGATGGAACCCACGGTAAGTTAACGTTGTCTGCTGTTAGCACTATTAAAACCCAGTTGTAACGCTTAAGGGGAACCTGTGCAGTTTGGATGTCTCAGCAACACTATTATCCTGCTAAGTAAATGCCTCAGAGGAGATGTAGCTCACAAACTTGAGTCATTTGCTGTTGAGATGGAAGAGTAAATGCACCGTGCTTGCCTCTATTGGTCATCAAATCTAAAACGTCTGACTCTTAACCATGCTCCAACTTTACACAGCCAGCTCTCATTGTGTCATTCCAGTCACCCAATCTCCCCTCCACCTTTTCAATCTGCATCCTAACATCCTCACTCTCCAGTTGTAGTGAGCTGAAGTACGACTACAGGTCCTTGCCCACGACCTCTGTGGTGATTGCTTTCTACAACGAGGCCTGGTCTACCCTGCTGAGGACGGTCCACAGTGTGCTGGAGACGTCCCCTgacatcctgctgaaagaggtggTGCTGGTGGATGACTACAGTAACAAAGGTATAGGCACAGATGgggaagagagacagactgATGGACAGGCAGTGGGCAGGAACACTGGGAGGCTGACAGTCATAAAGGACAGCAGAGCTGTTAGAGGTGCACACAGGAAGCACATGGACAGGCAGCAGTCAGATGATGAGGAGGATAGACTGACATATCAGCAATTAGCGAAGTCAAATAGAGATACTGGATGATagagacaggaagtgaaaactgatatacagtaccagtcaaaagtttggacacactgaccAAATTAAATCTTCTGCTTATGGAAGATGTATTTCATAAGCATGTCTAGATAAACCTATAATAAATTATAACAGTAAATATTATAGGCAGTGTTTATTctcaaggacatttttttttttttttgtttgtttagaaaCTTTAAGGGAGTGGTTCTAAAGTGTTTGGGATAAATGAAGCAATGCCTGCCTCTCCCTCAGCCCTTGGTTATACTTAGTAATTGTTGaacatgtaaaataaagaaTGATGTAACTGTTTCCTCTTCATTTAATGCAGCTGTGGCTGAAAAGTACAAGATATTGTAGTAGATTTGTAATTTTATCCTAAAAAGGCTGTTGGGTGTGTCTTACTTACCTGCTTCAGAGATAACTCACCATTTCTCAATGAATGTGGCAAATGTGTATCAAGCAGTTTAACACCCTTTTCTCTAGAGATGGGAACTGGGACCCTGTCCCAAATGCATTAGAAATGTATGCCAgatagctttttttaaaatttttttttttttttatcaatgcTGGCTTGTTTTTCTAATAGTCACAATTTGCTAAAAAGGGACATGACACTCATGGCAGTGGAGCTGTTGCACACCTAAGGGAACACAGTATTATACAGTATTACTCATTTCCATCCATAGTTTGTAgcagatttttctctttgtgttgtgATTTTGACAAACAGCTCTTGAGTCAGTGCCtttatacaaacaaacaaaaaataattcagaTGTTTCATTTTGGTTTATCTGCTCATCTATTTAATTTCTCAAAGAGCATCTCAAGGAGCCGTTGGAGAAGTACATCTCAGGTTTGAGGAAGGTGCGTCTGATCCGGGCCACAAAGAGGGAGGGGCTGGTGCGGGCTCGGTTGCTCGGGGCATCCATCACGACAGGCGATGTGCTGACCTTCCTGGATTGTCACTGCGAGTGTCACGAAGGCTGGTTAGAGCCCCTGCTACACAGGTGAGAAAGCACTCGTCAGGAAAAGAAAGGGCTCCTCTCCTTGATTATTTTGTCAAAGTGTGGCCTTTAGAAAGGCTGTCTTTTAGTCCAGCTGTCACAGAGTGGGAAGCTCTGAATCTCTATCAGCCAGCTGCAGGAGCACTGTTACGTAGCTGTCTCTGACTCACTGCCTCAGTACTCCACTGGCTTTCAAGCAAGGATTGCACAAACAGTTACACAAACATTTGAGATAAACAAATTGCTTGCTTTGTAACACTGTTCCCTCCTAACATCagcctttttcttgttttcctccACAAGGATCAAAGAGGAGCCGAAGGCCGTGGTGTGCCCTGTCATCGACGTGATAGACTGGAACACCTTCCAGTATTTAGGCAACTCTGGGGAACCTCAAATTGGGGGGTTTGATTGGCGGTTGGTCTTTACCTGGCACAGCATACCCAGCTATGAGCAGGAACGGCGGCGTTCACCCACTGATGtcatcaggtgtgtgtgtcttaagGACTTTTTTATTGCCCAAGAATAGAAAAATCTCATATGAATATTTTCTGAGGACAGCTTTCAGGATGGCAGGTACATTATTACAGAACTTACACTGCTGACATACCATTCTTTGTCCTTCATCATGAGATAATTACATCTGTCTCATAAGGCTAGTTATAGTTAATAAGATGGAGCTTaattattgtctgtgttttttttgggggtcaTCTTTAGGTCTCCTACTATGGCAGGTGGTCTGTTTGCTGTGAGGAAGGACTACTTCCATTATCTGGGAACGTATGACACAGGAATGGAGGTGTGGGGAGGAGAGAACCTGGAATTCTCGTTCAGGGTAAGAACTATGTGTTTTCATATACATATCCCATATTATTTATGCAACATAGGCACAACGCACATACCAAATTGATATTTACAGGGTTAAGTTTGCATTGCTTTTGGGACTAAGGCCCCATTCACAATGTACATCACTGAAAAGGCGGCAATGTCTGGTTTAGATTTGTTGAACCATATGACAACTGCTCAATTTATGTGGAATccacaatgaaaataaaactaaacatggAATGAAAACAGGCCAAAGAGCTTAATACTTTAATTGGAGTGAAGAATTTGAACATCCCTTTCCTCCAATAACCATAATTTCCCAAAGGGAAGTAACCAAAAATATTTTCCAACAACAGTCCAGCTTTTCTGTTCCCTAGCTCCTCCACAACAAGACTGTGCTTTGTCTCCTGATTGAATCATGGCTGAGAGGCTAACCAAATCCTCGTGGTGGTGTTATTGATGTGTCTTAGATTTGGCAGTGTGGGGGCAGCCTGGAGATCCACCCATGCTCCCACGTGGGTCATGTGTTCCCTAAAAAGGCCCCTTACCCACGGAGCAAAGCGTTGGCAAACAGCGTGAGAGCGGCTGAGGTCTGGTTGGATGAATACAAGGCGATCTACTACCATCGTAACCCCCTCGCACGCCTGGTGAGTGTGCGCAGGTGGTGTGAGTGTTGCAAGTATtgtgaagggtgtgtgtgtgtgtgtgtgtgtgtgtgtgtgtgtgtgtgtgtgtgtgtgtgtgtattctttttaattttttaaagaaaattcttTGAGAACTGATTAACCCATTAATTTCACCAGTGAATACACTCGCCAGTACGCgcacaaaaaaataacacacactcCTTCTTCTCCCAAATTttgcatacatatacacacactgcatAAGAGCTCCCCTGATTAAGTGACACGAGGGATACATGAGCAGCAGACACCCAAGGTGACAGGGCATTCCGGTGTGTGATTACCACCTTTCCATGCTATATGGTGCCAGCGGGTGTCACCCACCTGTCCTTGAAATGGTGAGAGCAGTGCTGACCCACTGGGGtgcccagagagagagagacagagagagagagactgatagTGTAGTTAACAGGAGAAGCTCTCTAAACACAGATCAGGTGGCGCTCATCTCGCAGAGAAGAGGTAgtcttgccaaaaaaaaaaaaaatgcactaagTCCTCCAAACTGGTAATGCATCTAACTGTAAATCAAACAGGAAGAGCAAAAGCAGTTcctgtcaaaagtttggacacacctacAGTAAGTGTGTCCATGTCTCAGTTAAACTTTAGAGGTGTGCTTACACAACAAACAGTATCTGTTTCAATAGAATTATGATATGGGTGGAGCTGTCGTTTCTCTGGATTTCTCCATTTTGCAAAATATTGCGAAACCCACAATTTAGCTTGACACACAATTATACTACaagcacagtggcgtggtggttaatGACAGCAAGAAtatcctgggttcaaatccaccgtCTGGCTGGggcttctctctgtgtggagcttgcatgttctccacgtGTCTGCGTGCGTTCTCTCCTGGTACTCTGgcatcctcccacagtccaaagacatgcaggtagtaggattaggttaactggtgattctaaattgcccataggtgtgaatctgaatctgtttctctgtgttagccctgcgacagacctgtccagggtgtaccctgcctccacACCCCCTCCCTCACGCCCGCAACCCCTTAATTGGATaggtggaagaagatggatggatgggaaaaATGATTGCAGTCTTCTGGATGAATGTTCTGTGCCTGTTTGTCTTCTGTAGTCTGCTGCTGCCCATTAATGTTAGCTCTTATAAAGGTGATGCAAAATGGTTGCAAAGCATGTCTGCAAAGTAGTTTCTCTAGATGCTGAGGACATTCACAATAGATGCATTTAGTAATACATTTGTGTAAAGAATGAATGACTAAGCTATGCAGCTACCCTTTGCATTCACATGCGTTCATGATTATGAATTAACCTGAGTTAATCTAATATAGTCATGGTTAATTTTTAACATGCCTTTTCCCTGACATTTTGACAGCCTGCGACGCTATCACCCCCAATCCCccaggcaaagaaaaaaaaaaaaaaagaaacaaaataaaaaaaaaaagtcagtaggCAGTGAGTCCTGCAAGTAAATTGGGGTTTGCATAGGGAGAGGACACTGAGACAAGTTGAGTTACCTGGCAGCCAACATGAGTTATGTTTATAGCTCCATGTTAATTAGTAACCAAGCAGTGTTAAAGCTAAATAATCTACATTCCAAATGATGCAGGATGACGCAGGCAAAGGAGTGAGTCTGAGAGCTGTACCCTGAAGGGATATTCTGATTTAACACTGGATGATTATGAGGGAAAGCCAGGGTACTACCACAATGGTAATTAAGATATCAGTTCATGTTGTTACGTTGGTAGGAGTTTGCATGCATTGATATTATAGAAATGACCAGTTGCAAACGATGATGGCTCTAGAGATGCATATTTTTCCACCAAAAAGAGCAAAATATAatccttaataaataaatatgaggactgtaaaaatataatttaggcTGCAACCAAGACCAGGAAGGaaagctggcaaaaaaaaaaatgcagactgtGAAAGTTAATAGGCTTATAAATCACTGCCCCATTAATAAGGCATGAATATACTGACTGTAATTACAGTTGTGTATTCTGTGAGCTAAATGTGTCGCTTAGCTGTATTTTTATAGCATGTAAGGCAAATTTAGCCTTAATCTTTGAGCTGCAGCTCTTATGAGGTCACCAAGTAATCTA is a window encoding:
- the galnt12 gene encoding polypeptide N-acetylgalactosaminyltransferase 12; the protein is MAACGRRNRPKLLIFLFGVTLVGYLIFFGHNSGKESATNRREVPREEEYELLKKPVYEKPPLDISALGEMGRAVKLDLNEEEKRKEEESLKMHQINIYVSDKISLHRRLPERWNPRCSELKYDYRSLPTTSVVIAFYNEAWSTLLRTVHSVLETSPDILLKEVVLVDDYSNKEHLKEPLEKYISGLRKVRLIRATKREGLVRARLLGASITTGDVLTFLDCHCECHEGWLEPLLHRIKEEPKAVVCPVIDVIDWNTFQYLGNSGEPQIGGFDWRLVFTWHSIPSYEQERRRSPTDVIRSPTMAGGLFAVRKDYFHYLGTYDTGMEVWGGENLEFSFRIWQCGGSLEIHPCSHVGHVFPKKAPYPRSKALANSVRAAEVWLDEYKAIYYHRNPLARLEAFGDVTERRKLREKLGCKSFRWYLDNIYPDIHIPQDRPGMFGMLKNRGKANYCFDYNPKDEQVLVGERVSLYLCHGMGQNQFFEYSVDGEICYNTREPAGCIVGDSISTYLTVQLCKKPGQPVPVDQKFILRKDGSLYHVHSSKCVEAIDKTDNGTPAPSLQPCSDSLHQKWFFEEKM